Proteins encoded together in one Cyprinus carpio isolate SPL01 chromosome B14, ASM1834038v1, whole genome shotgun sequence window:
- the LOC109110574 gene encoding WD repeat-containing protein 1-like, whose amino-acid sequence MSYELKSVFASLPLMERGVAKVLGGDPKGNNFLYTNGKSVIIRNIENPAIADVYTEHPHQVIVAKYAPSGFYIASGDVSGKIRIWDTTQKEHLLKYEYQPFGGKIKDIAWTEDSKRVAVVGEGREKFGAVFLWDSGSSVGEIVGHSKIINSVDIKQTRPYRLVTGSDDNCTTFLEGPPFKFKCTISDHSRFVNCVRFSPDGNRYASAGADGQIFLYEGKTGEKLGSLGGEKAHDGGIYAVSWSPDSTQLISASGDKTVKLWDVGSGTAVTTFNLGSDVLDQQLGCLWQKNHLLSISLSGYINYLDRSNPDRPLRTIKGHTKSIQCLTVHKTDGRSSIYSASHDGHINYWDSESGENEEFVGKGHSNLVSRMTVDESGRLVTCSMDDTVRYTDLSKREYSASDVVKMDMQPKCVSVGPGGLAVTVCIGQLVLLKDKKKLFTLDSLGYEPESAAVHPGGGAVAVGGADGKVRLYSVQGNTLKDDGKVLEVQGPVTDMSYSPDGAFLAVTDEKKVISVFTVADGYTEKSEFYGHHAKVVCLSWSPDNEHFATGGMDMMVYVWTVSDPDKRIKIPDTHRLHHVSGLAWLNTNTLVTTSHDACVKQWTLRI is encoded by the exons ATGTCCTACGAGCTCA AGAGCGTGTTCGCCAGCCTTCCTCTTATGGAAAGGGGCGTGGCCAAGGTCCTGGGCGGAGACCCCAAAGGGAACAACTTCCTGTACACCAACGGCAAGAGCGTGATCATCAGGAACATCGAG aACCCAGCGATCGCAGACGTCTACACCGAGCATCCTCATCAGGTTATCGTGGCCAAATACGCTCCCAGCGGTTTCTACATCGCGTCGGGCG ATGTGTCAGGGAAGATCCGTATCTGGGACACGACGCAGAAGGAGCACCTGCTGAAGTACGAGTACCAGCCCTTCGGAGGGAAGATCAAGGACATCGCCTGGACTGAGGACAGCAAGAGGGTCGCCGTGGTGGGGGAGGGGCGAGAGAA gttcgGTGCGGTGTTCCTCTGGGATTCGGGCTCGTCGGTCGGAGAGATCGTGGGTCACAGTAAGATCATCAACAGCGTGGACATCAAGCAGACGCGTCCGTATCGTCTGGTGACCGGCAGCGACGACAACTGCACCACCTTCCTCGAGGGACCGCCCTTCAAGTTCAAATGCACCATTAGC GATCACAGTCGCTTCGTGAACTGTGTGCGGTTTTCTCCGGACGGGAATCGCTACGCTTCGGCCGGAGCTGACGGACAG ATTTTCCTGTATGAGGGTAAAACTGGAGAGAAGCTGGGCTCTCTGGGAGGAGAGAAGGCTCACGATGGAGGCATTTACGCT GTCAGCTGGAGTCCTGACAGCACGCAGCTGATCTCGGCGTCAGGTGATAAGACGGTCAAACTGTGGGACGTGGGCAGCGGCACGGCCGTCACCACCTTTAACCTGGGCTCAGATGTTCTGGACCAGCAGCTGGGCTGTCTGTGGCAGAAGAACCACCTGCTCAGCATCTCTCTGTCCGGATACATCAACTACCTGGACAGGAGCAACCCGGACCGGCCGCTGCGCACCATCAAG GGACACACCAAATCCATCCAGTGTCTGACGGTCCATAAGACAGACGGACGGTCCAGCATCTACTCGGCCAGCCACGACGGACACATTA ATTACTGGGACTCGGAGAGCGGCGAGAACGAGGAGTTTGTGGGTAAAGGACACTCAAACCTGGTGTCCAGGATGACTGTGGACGAGTCCGGCCGGCTGGTGACCTGCAGCATGGACGACACGGTCCGCTACACTGACCTGAGCAAGAGAGAGTACAG tGCGTCTGATGTAGTGAAGATGGACATGCAGCCCAAGTGTGTCAGCGTCGGTCCTGGAGGTCTCGCTGTCACCGTGTGTATCGGACag CTGGTGCTGCTGAAGGACAAGAAGAAGCTCTTCACGCTGGACTCTCTCGGATACGAGCCTGAGTCCGCTGCCGTTCACCCTGGGGGCGGAGCCGTGGCTGTGGGCGGAGCT gatggGAAGGTGCGTCTGTACTCGGTTCAGGGAAACACCCTGAAGGATGATGGGAAGGTGCTGGAGGTGCAGGGGCCTGTGACGGACATGTCGTACTCTCCGGACGGAGCGTTTCTGGCCGTGACGGACGAGAAGAAGGTCATCTCTGTGTTCACCGTCGCTGATGGATACACG GAGAAGAGTGAGTTCTACGGTCATCACGCGAAGGTGGTGTGTCTGTCCTGGTCACCTGATAACGAGCACTTCGCCACCGGCGGCATGGACATGATGGTGTACGTGTGGACCGTCAGCGATCCCGACAAGAGGATCAAAATACCAG acaccCACCGGCTGCATCACGTCAGCGGTCTGGCCTggctcaacacaaacacactcgtcACCACGTCCCACGACGCCTGCGTCAAACAGTGGACTCTCAGAATCTGA
- the LOC109110120 gene encoding zinc finger protein 518B-like — MRSQQSFMSFMNSKANAIPRKDIDRMCCAKCRFSTKDTDLFERHVSHHKEITFSCALCSHVSYSKTESQKHVVLHTGSYPYRCSFCSYGAVRRDYMVKHILRIHKSNAEEGFITDFTVPTPDTEGPSVPDTLEISDWPERNDPCTIPNFPVELPSGSQPSQSSVISRTVNQTKSNRARMTYSFTTPCMTNTATIPVSKTLFTSAIPSCAPSTSHSLGNMPLVILRSREANGNLSNSQLSANGKNKVSVSEKLIQKAMFPRVHVGSTEPLQQSPRVGVSEKAMAAKTIPRVQVRAPVELNTPLRALLNTPLSKRNIQMDQRSSQFTTGTNVGTQKPVVLPSSTIKSPLYSSAEKSNQSRTTSRAPVGSSAETSSPLSSVQVELLAPLNQPIQHNKPLTVSCPEEINIPAGCLVELVEVKNINGTRELELRLIPPNGIPQDQKSNVDEPTSAAAGGKLSFKCQVAKGCPVSPSTSSSSHEVKQQRPSTCTNVQTITKTVQSTHKPQCSSETPGKRNLKTMDPEIITLEGPELSSESLPVISSVFSLCPTPKSTQSISKSSPEMQRWTVAMKEPKDEVKSAEKSLVCSILIKKEDTEEKPKGASAGLKETKRANKTSKGSAISKTHGQVKRSEKTLNTNHLKRSPNLTQPLVLPNQSIVPSNKDDISHQDKGNSEHESGQKHHSCVSNMYPRVALFRIPSSLLEPNKKLPEAPAREESLTARPVLCCALSKQNVSGSPEVAIKLILKRNLCEREEKYQDSPPRKKHKKEKRKAKKRRSSSVGMNLPQLSNKGHQELRLTPLKADQRIKLPGPNQPVVVLNHPNPSVQSVSVGIQTLKNYKWVRSVDHEQEQPARKQPSFKMKLKKVHGQKYQVIEFVLKGVSEKPLS, encoded by the coding sequence ATGCGTTCACAACAAAGTTTCATGTCATTTATGAACAGCAAGGCCAATGCTATACCTAGAAAAGACATTGATCGCATGTGCTGCGCAAAATGTCGCTTTTCCACCAAGGACACTGACCTGTTCGAGAGACACGTGTCCCATCATAAAGAGATAACTTTCTCCTGTGCGCTCTGCAGCCATGTCTCCTATTCTAAAACAGAGTCTCAGAAACACGTCGTCTTGCACACCGGCTCGTACCCATACAGGTGTAGCTTCTGCTCGTACGGGGCCGTGCGGAGAGATTACATGGTGAAGCATATTCTTCGTATACACAAGAGTAATGCGGAAGAAGGCTTCATAACTGACTTCACTGTACCCACCCCAGATACAGAAGGTCCATCTGTTCCTGACACGCTCGAGATTTCAGATTGGCCTGAAAGGAATGACCCGTGTACAATTCCCAATTTCCCTGTCGAACTCCCCAGTGGAAGTCAACCCAGCCAATCATCTGTTATTAGTAGAACAGTGAACCAAACCAAGAGTAATCGTGCCCGGATGACCTACAGTTTCACGACGCCATGTATGACCAACACAGCAACCATTCCGGTTTCTAAGACTCTGTTCACCAGTGCCATTCCCAGCTGCGCTCCAAGCACGAGTCACTCATTAGGCAACATGCCACTAGTCATTCTAAGATCACGGGAGGCAAACGGCAACCTATCGAACTCTCAACTCAGTGCCAATGGGAAAAACAAGGTTTCCGTTTCGGAAAAGCTTATTCAGAAAGCTATGTTCCCAAGAGTCCATGTTGGTTCTACGGAACCACTACAGCAAAGCCCAAGGGTTGGTGTTTCGGAAAAGGCTATGGCAGCAAAAACCATTCCCAGAGTCCAGGTCCGAGCACCTGTTGAATTGAACACCCCACTCAGAGCGCTGCTTAATACGCCCTTATCCAAGAGGAATATCCAGATGGATCAGAGGTCTAGTCAGTTCACAACAGGGACTAACGTTGGGACGCAGAAACCAGTTGTACTTCCCAGCAGTACAATCAAAAGTCCACTGTACTCCAGTGCAGAAAAGAGCAATCAGTCAAGAACGACCTCCAGAGCACCTGTAGGATCATCAGCAGAGACATCGAGCCCATTATCCAGTGTCCAAGTGGAACTGTTAGCGCCTTTGAACCAGCCAATTCAACACAACAAGCCTTTGACCGTGTCCTGTCCAGAGGAGATCAATATTCCTGCCGGGTGTTTGGTGGAACTGGTGGAGGTGAAAAACATCAACGGGACTCGGGAGTTGGAGCTACGGTTGATCCCACCAAATGGGATCCCGCAAGACCAGAAGAGCAACGTGGATGAACCTACATCAGCCGCAGCTGGAGGCAAACTGTCCTTCAAATGCCAAGTTGCCAAAGGGTGTCCAGTCAGCCCATCCACGTCTTCATCATCTCATGAAGTCAAACAGCAGCGGCCTTCAACATGCACTAATGTTCAGACTATCACAAAAACTGTTCAATCAACACACAAACCACAGTGTTCTTCAGAGACCCCAGGCAAGCGCAACCTTAAGACCATGGATCCAGAGATCATCACGCTCGAGGGTCCAGAATTGAGTTCTGAAAGCCTTCCAGTTATCTCATCAGTTTTTTCTCTTTGTCCTACACCCAAGTCAACTCAAAGCATCTCAAAGTCCTCGCCAGAAATGCAACGCTGGACAGTGGCAATGAAAGAGCCGAAGGACGAGGTGAAGAGTGCAGAGAAATCGCTGGTCTGTAGTATTCTGATTAAAAAGGAGGATACTGAGGAGAAACCAAAAGGTGCTTCTGCAGGTCTCAAAGAAACAAAGAGAGCGAATAAGACTAGTAAAGGCTCTGCAATATCTAAGACTCATGGTCAAGTGAAAAGATCAGAAAAAACCCTAAACACAAACCACTTAAAACGATCTCCAAATTTGACTCAACCATTGGTTTTGCCAAACCAGAGCATCGTCCCATCAAACAAAGATGACATTTCACATCAAGACAAGGGAAATTCTGAACATGAGTCTGGCCAAAAACACCATTCCTGTGTTTCCAACATGTATCCAAGAGTAGCTTTGTTCAGGATTCCCAGTTCTCTGTTGGAACCCAACAAGAAGCTTCCGGAAGCGCCAGCTCGCGAGGAGAGTTTGACGGCGCGACCGGTTCTCTGCTGCGCTCTAAGCAAGCAGAACGTCTCCGGAAGTCCTGAAGTGGCCATCAAGCTGATACTAAAGAGAAACCTTTGTGAAAGAGAAGAGAAGTACCAAGACTCGCCACCACGTaaaaaacacaagaaagaaaagagaaaagccaAGAAACGCAGGTCATCGTCGGTTGGGATGAACCTTCCTCAATTATCAAACAAAGGTCATCAAGAACTGAGGTTAACTCCTCTGAAAGCGGATCAGCGCATCAAGCTTCCCGGTCCGAACCAGCCGGTTGTGGTTCTGAACCACCCCAATCCTTCAGTTCAGAGTGTCAGTGTTGGCATCCAAACCCTGAAGAACTATAAGTGGGTTCGCTCAGTGGATCACGAGCAGGAACAGCCAGCAAGGAAACAGCCTTCATTCAAGATGAAACTCAAGAAAGTTCATGGACAGAAGTATCAGGTAATCGAGTTCGTTCTAAAGGGAGTCTCGGAGAAACCCCTCTCGTAA